aaaataaaacacttatgtacaaagaaagacttcatcaaaaaaataataagacaaattgcctttggatctccactctgcactacccccttcattaactatggtaagatttttttgttctgatggtgccttatacatgatcccttcgacacctcatgatcacacaggcttgtgtgcttcttcaatgtgggctttgttgcttctgagcccatttgtcagccactggagatccccttgcagaggggtctaggggaggagacgaggccctcaaggtgcaatgtagcaacgatgaaaaatacaattttcctttagttcctaaatgcttcctacccccctccccccaccataattcgaattctaccttgcaagtctggctagaccagaggatgtacactggtacagaaaggaattggaaacacagggaatccagggtggatgatcccttcaagaccagtagtgtgagtagtgatactgggagggaagagggagagtgggttggaaagagggaaccaattacaaggatctacatgtgacctcctccctcagggttggacaatggaaaaatggatgaagggagacatcagacagggcaagatatgacaaaagaaaaatttataaattatcaagggctcattggtggggggagggaggggaaaattaggggCTGATGCCagatgcttaagtggagagcaaatgttttgagaatgatgagggcaatgaatgtacagatgtgctttacgcaattgatgtatgtatggattgtgataagagttgtatgagcccctaataaaacaattaaaaaacgaATAATAAGAGAGCCCGCACTGGGGTGGTATTTagaaatgacacatcagacaaagggccaagtgttaaaatctacagaatcctgAAAGCTTAcaataaggaaaataaaagaaattgccaactgaggaggtgggcaaaagactggaacagaagattcacaagagAGGAAAACTGAATGGGCAATAaacttatgagaaaatgttcctgatcattagccatctgggaaatacaAATtacaacaactatgagataccacccacaaagatagctcaattgcaaaaatcagaaagcagcgaATGTTGGAAGGGTTGTGGTGGGAtaagaactctcattcactgatgGTGGTCTTATAGCCACTGTGGAAGGCAATTTGACAAtaactaaaacagatggaaattgagttaccttatggTCCAGCAATTcattccactactgggcatatgcccGGAAGAAATAAGAAATGGACCATGATCAGAATCTGAACTCCAATGTTGATCACTGTGCAGTTCACAATGACTAAGAATTGGAAACAGTCTAAATTTCCATCATTAAATGAATGAATTTTAAAACTCTGGTacaaaaagtaattttaaaaaactctggtatatacacacaatggagaacTCTGCATCCCTACaaaatagtgatgaaaagatAAAACCCCTCGTCTTGTGGAAAgcgttggaggatattatgctaagTGTCGTTAGCCAAGcaccaagtacaacatgagtcccctgaggtaagttcaaacagcagcACAGACATAGGGGGAAATGAGCATATTGCACAGCCCTGGGCTGAagaccagatactctggcaaaagcatacatcatcaaaaaaaaaatttaatggaaAAGATCCAGATAGCACTTGTGCTGAAAGAcatctctcccccacctccccatctcataTGCCTTTACATCCCACAGAGGGGTCggggaagaaaaaagatggcATTGGGGGATCAGGGCACTAATGTATCCAAGGGAAGGGtgatgtttatatctccacagggaagggataGGGAGCAAGAAGACCTTATTTTGGTTTAACACTCGGTGAGGGTGACATCTCTGTATGAAGCAGCTCATTCATAGAGAGGGCCGGCCTCagctgagacatgacgtccctccctagatgacagcactATAGAGGACTGCCTTGAAGCTACAATTCAGGGAGAGGGGCCTGTCTGACCCTTTTCtacatgggggcaaaccaagagaggCATGCAACAAACCAGCAAGGGGAGCAAGTCACGAAATCCCTGAGGCATCTCAATCACCAACTTCTGGCTCAGGGTGGGTGAGGGTAGCGCGGAGGTGTTAGCCCTTGGCACCACATCTGAACTCATAAGTGAAAGTCTAAAGGCTTAATTGTGTgctgtggtggggggaggggtggggaactaGACCCCATCCAGCCCTGACTGCAGGTGTGCCTCTTGGTCACAAATCCTGAAGACTAAAAGGGTATGAATGTTGTAAGGTAAACGCAGGTccaggatatggaaccctgaaagtAAAGGACATTTGACCGACAGACTATAACAGGTCTGCTCGCTAATTACATAGAGATACATGTAGATAAGTCTGGGTCATGTAATAGTTATACTTTGGGTCAGATAATGGTTATACTTGGAACTATTTTtatggtatttctttttttttcttttggttgtctatctatataagataggcaggatacacAATCCCAAGGAGATGGCAATGAAACTGACAGTTTGGGGGGCATGGGGGAGGagtaggcaggggcaggggagccATCAGTCAATAACTTCAGGGACAAGGGGATGTAAGGACTATAAAATGAATGGGCAGAAGGGTGTAGCATTCATATGGTGTTTGATCAATCAAAAAATgtcggagaggaattactgagaggcaaatgATGGGTAAGCATGGTAATGGGGTAgtaggaaataaaaaggaaaagaggaattAAGAAGAAAGTTAAATAGAtgcataaatatagatatgtaaatatataactatataaagataggtgtataaatatatatctacACACTCACCTATACATATGATGGATTTTGGTCCTCTACTTAAATATTACCTCAGTTCAAGAATGATGTGTTGTTATAATGGGGCACTGTATGATGTTCACCCTTCCCACACGatagttgaagacaaaatgggtgcataagccaatgtggtgaagaaagctgatggtggtgggctattaaaagagaaagcatctgggttcttaaagtcttgaagttaagcaagcggccatgtagcagggaagcaacaaaacccacatggaagaagcacaccagcctgtgtgattatgaggtgtcaatgggattatgTATCAGAAGCTCAAAATCAAGCAATCAAATCAACGTGAGCATGGACGAAGTGGAGATCtcccctgtaagataattggacagtccctcatagAAGTGCTACATGGAAGGGATGGtagatccagggtgcagtatagcactgacggaaGTCATAGCTACcctctagttcattaatattTCTTCCACTCATTATTATGGTCATtgtttttacctcattaatcattttAGACCATGTATGGTCATTTGTACAATTACAATTCttcgatgcatgaaagccaaggtaGATTCCCCCTTCAGAACCAACAATGGGAATGATGATTCCGAAGGTACTGGAAGAGAGGGGTGCGCAggtgggaagaagggggaatgatagcaatgatgactgcaaaccccactcaaggggaatgaaAGACAGAACTGTAGGTAaaaggatacattggatggtgtaagatatggcaaaataataataatatataattagggTTCATTGGGGacaggctgggggagggaggggataaagggaagctggttccaaagagttcaagaagatagaaaatgtcttgaaactgaTAGTGGCACCAATTGCACAACTAtatttgatataattgaattatggattgttataatacctgcaagagctcccaatgagATGACTAATAATAACTATGCATAATATACACATTCTCTATGATGGAAAAAAATCACAGGTTTTCTTAAACAGAAATGTAAGCATTCTGAGCTCTTTTCTCTCGACATATCTTCCACCTTGGTCTATGGAGGTCTAAAGCTGGTGTCGACATTTCTCTGCTCCCTCCCACACAAAACTCTGCACGCTCTGATTGTCCTAGATCTAAATGGAAGatttggcatcctcaagggatTCAAACCATTCCCTTTTCAATGTGTttggtgttgttattattttagttTGAGGAGCAGAAACACCCTAAGGGAAAATCAGTGCTCTAGGGTAAGGgagtaagttttaaaagaaaagtcTAAGAGACGAGCCCCCGCTGCCCTCAGTGAATGAGCAGGTGCCTTGCAAtgatggggtggtggggggaaattccatttttttctaacaaatataatttttaattttttataaattaatttattagCAGCCTCCATGATGAGCCTGTGGCCTTCGGGCAAATCTATAAATATTTTTTGGAATAAAAAAATCCCATAgtcataaacacaagagctgacCTATGTATGTGTCTTGAATGTAGCTGACCCAGTACCCTAGGAAGGTACTCTTTTGAGTAGATTTTGCTCCTTAGTCTTTGGACGTTCTTTGTAAATGCAAGATTTATCCCtgattattatttattcattccaCACAATTGCTTTCACTAGCTTTATCTTGCTTAAAAGTCTTACAGAAAAACCAGATCTTTGTAACAGCTTGTTTCCGCACAATGCTTCTGGCACCCTCTGAACCACGAGCTAGCCAAGGAAGATGCTTATTCATACTGAAAATAGAAAACGATGTGAGATTCCAGCATCTTCGGCTACTACATCACTGATAATGCTATGGTATTTTCCCACAAGTTATGGATGTCAGTTATTTCCTCACCCATTGAAGTAAGCCATCTTCTGTCTTTTCTTCTTTGTGTTTTCCCTACTTTCCTTAATGCTTGATTCGTTTACAAATTGCTGTTTTATTTGGGGGCAGTATTCCTACAAGTGTGTTTCTATGCTTCAATGAATTTGAGGATGTCCACTTCAGCTTTGTTAATTTTTCTGTATTAACCCTGGTCTCAAAATCATTTCACCTTGGCACAAAAAGTTGCTCCCTGTTGATAATGCATTCTAACAAGACTGACACTGCTGTATTACTTAGCGAACTTGTTGTAGCCACCCATTGATCAGAGTCATGTtccaacatgttttgtttggaatgaagCTGTGCTTCTATAAGAACCTAagtgcctgtttttttttttccaccggAGGCCTACACGCCGCCGCCACTGCAGCCGCCATGTCTCTCGTGATCCCCGAGAAGTTCCAGCACATCTTGCGAGTCCTCAACACCAACATCGATGGGCGGCGGAAAATAGCCTTTGCCATCACGGCCATTAAGGGTGTGGGGCGAAGATACGCCCATGTGGTGTTGAGGAAAGCAGACGTCGACCTCACCAAGAGAGCAGGAGAGCTCACAGAAGATGAGGTGGAGCTCGCGATCACCATCATGCAGAACCCACGGCAGTACAAGATTCCAGACTGGTTCCTGAACCGACAGAAAGACATGAAGGACGGTAAATACAGCCAGGTCCTGGCCAACGTTCTGGACAACAAGCTCCGCGAGGACCTGGAGCGGCTGAAAAAGATCCGTGCCCACAGAGGGCTGCGCCACTTCTGGGGCCTTCGAGTTCGAGGCCAGCACACCAAGACCACTGACCGCCGTGGCCGAACTGTTGGTGTGTCAAAGAAGAAATAAGGACTACCAGCATTGTCTGTTAATAAagagtttacacacacacacacacacacacacacaaaagaacctAAGTGCCTATACATAATGACATTCCCTTGTACAACTAATATGTCAATGGTACTGCAGTAAAAGGCACGGGGGCCACATATGACATCTTCCAGCTTACCTATTGCcatcaggcaggggtcagacatgacTCTACCCTTCAACTTCTTTATCCTAATTGGAAACCAAGTGTTTTTCCCAAGATACATATATGCTGCCTTTGATAATTCATGATCATTGAACTCAACAGTCGAGACTCACAACTAAGGGAGTTTATAAagggagttaacaggttacatGCTTGGAAAACAGTAAGAATACTTTTACTGTTACTTGGTAAACAGTAAGAATATAATCATCAGTCCACAGAAATACCCCTCCGCAGCCAGGAGACAAGACCCTCACTAGTCCTCAGCCTCTGCCACTGTGGGCCAGGAAACCAGCCTGTTGCTCTGCCTCTTAGTGTCCAGGTGGTTCCTCTCTTCTATTtcctgttctctttgccttggcctctggtgcctctggcctTGGCCTCCACCACCTCAGACAGATATTTCACTGGTGGCCCTTCTTCTGATGGTCCTGAAAATTCTCTCTTCCggccagagtggctggtgctcaTAGCTAAGGGAGAGGCAACTAAAACTGGCAAACCCCTCTATAAGGGAATCACCTGGCCTGTTTGAATAGTCCCACCCAATAATTTAGTGGGAATGACAGAGATATGGAGAGAAGAGGCATATggagaaatttcactccaccacaatTCCAGATAACTGGATTCAGTGTATGACACAAAACAGAGGATACTAGAAAAGAAATTATAGCAGTATGACCTGAGATTAAGAAGGACAATTAGAATGTGATGTCCTGAaaagcaaacaacagaaacatttttttgaaggacaaCAAAGTAACTGACAGTGACAAATCATCTAAAAAAAGTTAGGAACAAAAAAACtaataatttgataaataatAGGGTTGATTTCAGAGAGTTGGTACAATGGTTACAGACAATTTCTATAAAGCAAAAGAGAGATGGCTGTGGTTGAGTTGGGCTCGGTGGTTTCAGGTTAAAAATGTGGGGGAAACATGAAGCTTTATGCTCAGGAAAATGACTCAACAGAGCAGGAAAGTTGAGGAGGCAGAAAAGAGGAATGCCATCTTTCAGGATGTTCTTGAGTAGTTGAGAGAGGAAATGTCATATGGTAACTGATagattccatttcttttcttttttttcaggaaataaaTGATAGTTTAATTATGGGCAGTGCATGCTGTATATGAaggcattttaatcattttattggagctcatgcaattcttatcacaatccatatatacatcaattgtgtacagcacacttatacattcgttctcaaaattcgccttccacttgggttcctggaatcagctccgcattttccttttttccctccccctctctccccacgtccccctccaccatgaacccttaataatttataaattattattttatcttatcttatattgcctggcatctcccttcacccacttttctgttgcccatcccccagagaggaggttatatgtagatcccctgatcggctccccctttctacccctgcttgcctcctggtatcgccactcttaccactggtcatgAGGGGCTCTTCTGTCCTAGATCCCCTATGTTTCCAGATcacatctgtaccactgtgcatcctctgattcaatcaggtttgcaaggtagaattgggaaagttggggggaggaagcatttaagaactagaggaaggctgtgtttcattattgctacactgaaccctgagtgactcatctcctccccactaccccattacaaagaatgtccagttgtctacagatgggcattgggtccccatcatgcactcccctcattcacgatgatacgaTCCTCCCCCCCTCCTGCTTTtggtgcttgaaaactggtcctctcggcccttcatgatcacacatgttagtgtgctgcttccatgtgggctttgttgctcctggactagatggccgcttatttactttcaagccttcaagTCCCCAGATACTAtagctctcaatagccgggcaccatcagtcttcttcaccacacttatttatgcacacattcgtcttcagtgtttattggggaaggtgatcacacaatgatggtttttgttctttggtgtcagctacctgatgccttcaacaccttgtgttcacttaggtttgtgtgcttcttctctgtgggccctgttgcttctgagctagatggctacttgtttgccttcaagcctttaagaccccagatgctatatcttttgatagctggacaccatcagctttcttcaccacgtttgcttatgcacacgtttgtcttcgtcaatcatgtcgagaaggtgggtatcatgaaatgacattCAAATTCTTTAAGCTTTCTCTAACTCCGGTTTTCATCTGCTCAGTGCGTCTTTCTCACATGGCTATTGAAGGCTAACACACATAGGAGTTAAATGGTATATTAGGTCTTTGTTACAaccattatttataaattataatgtcTAGTCTACAAATGTTTAGGACTATCTTAAAATATGTTCTGCTATATATCTAGTGATAGGAAACATTAGAAAATGTAACTCAAACAATACTTCTCTTCTTTTCATAATTAATTATCTGAAATGTACATTGAATTTAGTCAGGATTTAATACATAAGATAAGAAGTTAATATGATCCCCAGAATACCAATTTTAAAGATAACTAACTTGACTTTTATTTAAGGTGGTTCCATATGCTTTATAAATTTTGAGGAATGTTTCAGAATGTACACtcattatatttaatattatattaattgagttgtagtcaattaatatggcctttcTAAACATAATTCTctatgtgatgtattataaatcTGCCCTCTATGGTAGCTGTTATTAAACCTTTTTCGAGGGCTTTCTCtactaatggacaggattaggGAGGGATTAAGACCTGACTTTAGTAGAGGATGTGAACTTGATTCACTTAGAAGCATCCTTGGACTCTCCCTTAGCAGAGGGCATAaatcagcggttttcaacctgtgggttgcaaccctttcgggagtcgaacgaccctttcacaggggtcacccgattcataacagtagcaaaattaccgttttaaagtaacaatgaaaataatttaatgttgtggagggaggggggactccccacaacatgaggaactgtatgaaaatgtcgcagcattaggaaaggtGAGACCCACTGGtttaaaaccaagccaaactttgTTTACTTGAGGGGCAGCTTAAGACTCTAATATTGGGTGTAATTTAAGCTACTCTCATGTGTTTCCTTGAATGAGACATACATGCTGACACTATTGACCAGTTCTAATATACATCATAACACCTGAAAAGCCATAGTTGAATTTTCTCACTGAGGTTGGGCAGAAGCACCCAGACCTGCTGTGACATTTGGGTATTTTGAACGGCTTCCTCTAAAACCTGCACTTGGCTTCCCTGTGTCTGATTTTCAGATTTGGGACTAACCAACACCTTCCAATGTGAAACATTTCCTCAAAATTTCATGAGTTTCTATGGTATGCTGCAGTGAATTGTAGAACCCAGGGAGATGAGGAAATATACCAAAGCAAAGAGTAGGGGGAAAACGTATCAGATTAGCATCTTGGAAGAGGGgtgtttgggacatctttaatatCCAACTTCATGGGGCTAGACTGGTAttaaatattctaaaataaagTATAGCCATATTAagcatatttaattttattttcaaattgtaTAAGATTTTAGATGAACACAAATGTCTCTCATATAATTTAAATCTGAAAACATGATCATTTTTCAGGATCAGAGTTTGTATCAAGAATGATCTTATATAATTCtcatgtttattattttaaatataaaaatccaGTTTAAAGTACAATACTTAATTTTAGGATCTCAAAATTAGACAGTCAAGTTTACATGAGTTTGATTTCTATCACATCACAGAAGCCTGTTTCAATAGTGTCTATGTGCCAATTTCTTTAATGCATTTTTACCTATCATAGCATTACAAAAAAGGACCATCATCACCATTCTCATAATATTACATATTTTGGAGTGAAAATTATTCACTAAGAAAACTCAAGACATTGAGCCTCCCAAGCAATGCCCACAATTTCAGACTCCAGCAACTATGTCACGAACATAACTTGCCTGGTGGGGAAGTTTAGAGTTTTATCTGTACTATGTTTCAATGGTGAAGAGGCTTCATTGGCCTGAGTAGGAGGAAATTTGTCTACTGACTGGTCTACAGGAGATAAACAAAAGTATTCTAATGTAATCCAAATTTAATGAACTTTTAAGCATGCACAAAacgaacaaaattcaaatgcacacATCACTGATTTATATAGCAATAACTTAATTTTGGGGGAGGAATTTCCATTTGTGTTGTGTTCTATTACTGATGTAACTCAATTGAATTTTATATGTGCATTTTAATGCACTAAGAGGATATAATTTGAACTTTTCTCCCACATGACTATTCCAAATGTAAATTTATTTCAAGGTTATTATTTGTGATATATTTCATTTATCCCAATGTACCATGTCAAAGAATGTTGCTTACAGTCGTTCAAATAGAGAATGTGATTCGTAGGGAATAAAACtgggcttaatttttttttaagtctgggTGCCCTGGAGGATGACCCCAAAGACGTTACAAACCTGATGATTGTAAATATGAAGCACACAGAGATGGTTGTGAAAATATGGCAATAAAATAATCCATGCAAAAAAACTGAGTATGTTTCCCAGCAAGAGGAATTTTTGGAAAAtctggcacacacacaaaattgtgATCTGGATAGTAAGTTATTATTTCAAAACAGCATTTCTTTA
The Tenrec ecaudatus isolate mTenEca1 chromosome 3, mTenEca1.hap1, whole genome shotgun sequence DNA segment above includes these coding regions:
- the LOC142443253 gene encoding small ribosomal subunit protein uS13-like, whose protein sequence is MSLVIPEKFQHILRVLNTNIDGRRKIAFAITAIKGVGRRYAHVVLRKADVDLTKRAGELTEDEVELAITIMQNPRQYKIPDWFLNRQKDMKDGKYSQVLANVLDNKLREDLERLKKIRAHRGLRHFWGLRVRGQHTKTTDRRGRTVGVSKKK